A portion of the Pseudomonas sp. GR 6-02 genome contains these proteins:
- a CDS encoding heme ABC transporter ATP-binding protein, whose protein sequence is MLRAQNLQIRRGRKVVLTDITLELKPGEVLGVLGPNGAGKSTLLGALCGELPADHGSVWLDERELSHWNGAQRARRLAVLPQVSTLDFAFRVEEVVGMGRLPYQSGRVRDEEIVAAALQAADAGHLSGRSYLALSGGERQRVHLARVLAQLWPGEAGQTLLLDEPTSMLDPLHQHTTLQAVREFADRGAAVLVILHDLNLAARYCDRLLLLEGGCPVMLDTPEQVLRPEPLKAVFGLEVLVQTHPERGHPLIIAR, encoded by the coding sequence ATGTTGCGAGCGCAGAACCTGCAAATCCGCCGCGGTCGAAAAGTTGTCCTGACGGACATCACCCTCGAGCTTAAACCGGGCGAAGTCCTCGGCGTGTTGGGGCCTAATGGCGCCGGCAAAAGCACGTTGCTCGGCGCCCTGTGCGGAGAATTGCCGGCGGACCATGGCAGCGTCTGGCTCGATGAGCGTGAGTTGAGTCATTGGAACGGAGCGCAGCGAGCCCGGCGTTTGGCAGTATTGCCGCAAGTGTCGACCCTGGACTTTGCCTTTCGCGTCGAAGAAGTGGTCGGCATGGGCCGTCTGCCTTATCAAAGCGGTCGGGTCCGGGATGAGGAGATTGTCGCCGCCGCGTTGCAGGCGGCCGATGCGGGGCACTTGAGCGGTCGCAGTTACCTGGCGTTGTCCGGTGGCGAACGTCAGCGGGTGCATTTGGCGCGGGTGTTGGCGCAGCTTTGGCCGGGCGAGGCGGGGCAGACGTTGTTGCTCGATGAGCCGACGTCGATGCTCGACCCGCTGCATCAGCACACTACTCTGCAAGCGGTGCGTGAATTCGCCGATCGCGGTGCGGCGGTGCTGGTGATCCTGCATGATTTGAATCTGGCGGCGCGTTATTGTGATCGCCTGTTACTGCTTGAAGGTGGGTGTCCTGTGATGCTGGACACGCCGGAACAGGTATTGCGCCCGGAACCGCTCAAGGCAGTGTTCGGGCTGGAAGTATTGGTGCAAACGCACCCGGAGCGTGGGCATCCGCTGATCATCGCCCGCTGA
- a CDS encoding sensor histidine kinase, translating to MPMSFSLTQMILISAAYLAVLFGVAWISERGMIPRAIIRHPLTYTLSLGVYASAWAFYGTVGLAYQYGYGFLSSYLGVSGAFLLAPVLLYPILKITRTYQLSSLADLFAFRFRSTWAGALTTIFMLVGVLPLLALQIQAVADSIGILTREPVQHRVALSFCALITLFTIFFGSRHIATREKHEGLVFAIAFESVIKLIAIGGVGLYALYGVFDGPQQLELWLLQNQTALAALHTPLQEGPWRTLLLVFFASAIVMPHMYHMTFTENLNPRSLVSASWGLPLFLLLMSLAVPLILWAGLKLGATTNPEYFTLGIGIAANSKALALLAYVGGLSAASGLIIVTTLALSGMALNHLVLPLYQPPAEGNIYRWLKWTRRALIVAIIMAGYGFYLMLGAEQDLANLGIVAFVATLQFLPGVLSVLYWPTANRRGFIAGLLAGILVWLVTMLLPLVGNLQGFYIPLLNMIYVLDDTSWHMAAIASLAANVLMFTLISLFTNASPEEASAAEACAVDNVRRPQRRELHAASPQEFATQLAKPLGAKAAQKEVEQALRDLYLPFDERRPYALRRLRDRIEANLSGLMGPSVAQDMVETFLPYKAGGENYVTEDIHFIESRLEDYHSRLTGLAAELDALRRYHRQTLQELPMGVCSLAKDQEILMWNKAMEELTGIAAQRVVGSRLSTIADPWKELLQGFINLPDEHLHKQHLALDGQTRWLNLHKAAIDEPLAPGNSGLVLLVEDLTETQMLEDKLVHSERLASIGRLAAGVAHEIGNPITGIACLAQNLREEREEDAELTEISGQILEQTKRVSRIVQSLMSFAHAGAHQHSDEPVCLAEVAQDAIGLLALNRRNFEVQFYNLCDPDHWVEGDPQRLAQVLINLLSNARDASPPGSAVRVKSEAGEHTVDLIVEDEGSGIPSSIMDRLFEPFFTTKDPGEGTGLGLALVYSIVEEHYGQITIDSPADVQSQRGTRIRVTLPRHVEATSAVN from the coding sequence ATGCCGATGAGCTTTAGCCTGACCCAGATGATCCTGATCAGCGCCGCGTACCTGGCGGTGCTGTTCGGCGTAGCCTGGATCAGTGAACGGGGCATGATCCCCCGGGCGATCATTCGCCATCCGCTGACCTACACCCTGTCGCTGGGCGTTTATGCCAGTGCCTGGGCGTTTTACGGCACGGTGGGCCTGGCGTATCAGTACGGCTACGGTTTTCTGTCCAGCTACCTCGGGGTTTCCGGGGCGTTTCTGCTGGCGCCGGTGCTTTTGTACCCGATCCTGAAAATCACCCGCACTTACCAACTCTCATCGCTGGCCGACCTGTTCGCGTTCCGTTTCCGCAGCACCTGGGCCGGTGCGCTGACGACGATTTTCATGCTGGTCGGCGTGCTGCCGTTGCTGGCGTTGCAGATTCAGGCGGTGGCCGACTCCATCGGCATCCTCACCCGCGAGCCGGTGCAGCATCGCGTGGCCCTGAGTTTCTGCGCGCTGATTACGCTGTTCACGATTTTCTTCGGCTCGCGCCACATCGCCACCCGCGAGAAACATGAAGGCCTGGTGTTCGCAATCGCCTTCGAGTCGGTGATCAAGCTGATTGCGATTGGTGGTGTCGGCCTGTATGCGCTGTACGGCGTGTTCGACGGCCCGCAACAGCTGGAACTGTGGCTGCTGCAAAACCAGACCGCCCTCGCTGCCCTGCATACGCCTCTGCAGGAAGGCCCATGGCGCACGCTGCTGCTGGTGTTCTTCGCCTCGGCGATCGTCATGCCGCACATGTACCACATGACCTTTACCGAAAACCTCAACCCGCGTTCGCTGGTCAGCGCGAGCTGGGGCTTGCCGCTGTTCCTGCTGCTGATGAGCCTGGCAGTGCCGTTGATTCTCTGGGCCGGGTTGAAACTCGGTGCCACCACCAATCCGGAATATTTCACCCTGGGCATCGGCATCGCCGCCAACAGCAAAGCCCTGGCGCTGCTGGCGTATGTCGGTGGATTGTCGGCAGCCAGCGGGCTGATCATCGTTACTACGCTGGCGCTGTCCGGGATGGCACTGAACCACTTGGTGCTGCCGCTCTATCAGCCACCGGCCGAGGGCAATATCTACCGCTGGCTGAAATGGACCCGCCGGGCACTGATCGTCGCGATCATCATGGCCGGCTACGGTTTCTACCTGATGCTGGGCGCGGAACAGGACCTGGCCAACCTCGGCATCGTCGCCTTCGTCGCCACGTTGCAGTTCCTGCCGGGCGTGTTGTCGGTGCTGTACTGGCCGACCGCCAACCGTCGAGGCTTCATCGCCGGCCTCCTGGCGGGGATTCTGGTGTGGCTGGTGACCATGCTGTTGCCGCTGGTCGGCAATCTGCAAGGCTTCTACATTCCGTTGCTGAACATGATTTACGTGCTGGACGACACCAGCTGGCACATGGCGGCAATTGCCTCGCTGGCCGCCAACGTGCTGATGTTCACCCTGATCTCACTGTTCACCAACGCCAGCCCCGAAGAGGCCAGCGCCGCCGAAGCCTGCGCGGTGGACAACGTTCGCCGCCCGCAACGCCGCGAACTGCATGCCGCCTCGCCTCAGGAATTCGCCACGCAACTGGCCAAACCGCTGGGCGCCAAGGCGGCGCAGAAAGAAGTCGAACAAGCGCTGCGTGACCTTTATCTGCCGTTCGACGAACGCCGGCCTTACGCCTTGCGTCGTTTGCGTGACCGTATCGAAGCCAACCTCTCCGGTCTGATGGGCCCGAGCGTGGCGCAGGACATGGTCGAAACCTTCCTGCCCTATAAGGCCGGCGGCGAAAACTACGTCACCGAAGACATCCACTTCATCGAAAGTCGCCTCGAGGATTACCACTCGCGCCTCACCGGCCTTGCCGCCGAACTCGATGCCCTGCGTCGCTACCACCGCCAAACCCTGCAGGAATTGCCGATGGGCGTGTGCTCGCTGGCCAAGGATCAGGAAATCCTCATGTGGAACAAAGCCATGGAGGAGCTGACCGGGATTGCCGCGCAGCGTGTGGTCGGTTCGCGCCTGAGCACCATTGCCGACCCGTGGAAAGAGCTGCTGCAAGGCTTCATCAATCTGCCGGACGAACACTTGCACAAGCAGCACCTGGCCCTCGATGGCCAGACCCGCTGGCTGAACCTGCACAAAGCGGCGATCGACGAACCGCTGGCACCGGGTAACAGCGGCCTGGTGCTGCTGGTGGAAGACCTGACCGAAACCCAGATGCTCGAAGACAAACTGGTGCACTCCGAGCGCCTGGCCAGCATTGGCCGACTGGCGGCCGGCGTGGCCCATGAAATCGGCAACCCGATCACCGGCATTGCCTGTCTCGCGCAGAACCTGCGCGAAGAACGTGAAGAAGACGCCGAACTCACGGAAATCAGCGGGCAGATCCTCGAGCAGACCAAACGCGTGTCACGCATCGTTCAGTCGCTGATGAGCTTCGCCCACGCGGGCGCTCATCAGCACAGCGACGAGCCCGTTTGTCTGGCGGAAGTGGCCCAGGATGCCATCGGCCTGCTGGCCTTGAACCGGCGCAATTTCGAAGTACAGTTCTACAACCTGTGCGACCCCGATCACTGGGTCGAAGGCGACCCGCAGCGGCTCGCCCAGGTATTGATCAATCTGCTCTCAAACGCCCGTGACGCCTCGCCTCCGGGCAGTGCAGTGCGCGTCAAGAGCGAAGCCGGCGAACACACGGTCGATCTGATCGTCGAAGACGAAGGCAGCGGTATTCCCTCGAGCATCATGGACCGACTGTTCGAACCCTTCTTCACCACCAAGGATCCTGGCGAAGGCACCGGTCTGGGCCTTGCACTGGTCTATTCCATCGTTGAAGAGCATTATGGACAAATCACCATCGACAGCCCGGCTGATGTTCAAAGCCAACGCGGCACCCGTATCCGGGTGACCTTACCGCGTCATGTCGAAGCGACGTCCGCTGTGAACTGA
- the sfsA gene encoding DNA/RNA nuclease SfsA — protein MRFHPPLEEGRLIRRYKRFLADIETVGGELLTIHCPNTGSMLNCQVEGGQVWFSRSTDAKRKLPGTWEVGETPQGRLFCVNTGRANGLIEEALQAGVITELNGFTELKREVAYGQENSRIDFRLDYPGGPAYVEVKSVTLGFDGSAVAAFPDAVTQRGAKHLRELAHLARDGIRAVQLYCVNLTGIDAVRPAEEIDSAYAAALREAVACGVEVLAYGVRLTHEEMVVDRRLDVLLNG, from the coding sequence ATGCGTTTTCATCCTCCCCTTGAAGAGGGGCGCTTGATTCGTCGTTACAAGCGTTTTCTTGCCGATATCGAAACCGTTGGCGGCGAGTTGCTGACCATTCACTGCCCGAACACTGGCTCGATGCTTAACTGCCAGGTCGAGGGCGGGCAAGTCTGGTTCAGCCGCTCCACTGACGCCAAGCGCAAGTTGCCCGGCACTTGGGAAGTTGGCGAAACCCCACAGGGGCGGCTGTTCTGCGTGAACACCGGGCGCGCCAACGGCTTGATCGAGGAGGCGTTGCAGGCCGGCGTCATCACCGAGTTGAACGGCTTTACCGAACTGAAGCGCGAAGTGGCCTATGGTCAGGAAAATAGCCGCATCGATTTTCGTCTCGATTACCCGGGCGGGCCGGCTTATGTGGAAGTCAAAAGCGTCACCCTGGGCTTTGATGGCTCGGCGGTGGCGGCATTTCCTGACGCGGTGACCCAGCGTGGGGCCAAGCATTTGCGCGAACTGGCGCATTTGGCCAGGGACGGGATTCGGGCAGTGCAGTTGTATTGCGTGAACCTGACAGGGATCGACGCGGTGCGTCCTGCCGAAGAAATCGATTCGGCCTACGCAGCTGCGTTGCGTGAGGCAGTGGCGTGTGGAGTCGAAGTGCTGGCGTATGGCGTGCGCTTGACTCACGAAGAGATGGTGGTCGATCGGCGACTGGATGTGCTGTTGAACGGTTAG
- the dksA gene encoding RNA polymerase-binding protein DksA gives MPTQAKQQNQSISGFEPYKEVKGEEYMGKPMRAHFTKILNKWKQDLMQEVDRTVDHMKDEAANFPDPADRASQEEEFSLELRARDRERKLIKKIDKTLQLIEDEEYGWCESCGVEIGVKRLEARPTADMCVDCKTLAEIKEKQVGK, from the coding sequence ATGCCCACCCAAGCAAAGCAGCAAAATCAGTCGATCAGCGGCTTCGAACCCTACAAAGAAGTGAAGGGCGAAGAGTACATGGGTAAACCCATGCGTGCTCACTTCACCAAGATCCTGAACAAGTGGAAACAGGACTTGATGCAGGAAGTCGACCGTACCGTTGATCACATGAAAGACGAAGCGGCCAACTTCCCTGACCCGGCAGACCGTGCCAGCCAGGAAGAGGAATTCAGCCTCGAATTGCGCGCCCGCGACCGTGAGCGCAAGCTGATCAAGAAAATCGACAAGACCCTGCAACTGATCGAAGACGAAGAATACGGTTGGTGCGAGTCCTGCGGCGTCGAAATCGGCGTCAAGCGACTGGAAGCCCGTCCTACCGCCGACATGTGCGTTGACTGCAAGACCCTGGCGGAAATCAAGGAAAAGCAAGTCGGCAAGTAA
- a CDS encoding Rieske (2Fe-2S) protein, protein MKLLCTGAELADASSRGFDVNGQKLLAVRRGGRVYVYENRCPHRGVGLEWQPDQFLDPSNSLIQCATHGALFLIEDGECVAGPCAGQSLTSIPCHEDEQGIWVTL, encoded by the coding sequence ATGAAGCTTCTTTGCACAGGCGCCGAATTGGCTGACGCCAGCAGTCGCGGTTTCGACGTCAACGGCCAGAAGCTCCTGGCCGTACGCCGGGGCGGTCGGGTGTATGTGTATGAAAATCGCTGCCCGCACCGGGGCGTCGGGCTGGAATGGCAGCCCGACCAGTTTCTCGACCCCAGCAACAGCTTGATCCAGTGCGCGACCCACGGCGCACTGTTTCTGATCGAGGACGGTGAATGCGTCGCCGGCCCCTGCGCCGGACAATCCCTGACCAGCATCCCCTGCCACGAAGATGAGCAAGGAATCTGGGTCACGCTCTAA
- a CDS encoding FecCD family ABC transporter permease — protein sequence MLAIWLSLALGPVSLPLFDTLRAALRLVGLPIAADGLEQAELILGQIRLPRTLLGLAVGGVLALSGVAMQGLFRNPLADPGLIGVSSGAALGAAIAIVGGSVFGGLPESFGPYLLSVCAFLGGLGVTALVYRLGRRNGQTNVATMLLAGIALTALAGSAVGLFTYLADDATLRTLTFWNLGSLNGASYARLWPLLLVSTGVALWLPRRAKALNALLLGESEAGHLGIDVEGLKRELVFCTALGVGAAVAAAGMIGFVGLVVPHLVRLLVGPDHRVLLPASVLAGASLLLFADLVARLALAPAELPIGIVTALIGAPFFLYLLLRGRA from the coding sequence TTGCTGGCGATCTGGTTGTCGCTGGCGTTGGGGCCGGTGAGTTTGCCGTTGTTCGACACCTTGCGCGCGGCGCTGCGCTTGGTCGGCCTGCCGATTGCCGCCGACGGGTTGGAGCAGGCCGAACTGATCCTCGGGCAAATCCGCCTGCCGCGAACCTTGCTCGGTTTGGCGGTGGGCGGGGTTCTGGCGCTGTCTGGTGTGGCAATGCAGGGGTTGTTTCGCAATCCTCTGGCCGATCCGGGCCTGATAGGGGTGTCGAGCGGCGCGGCATTGGGCGCGGCTATCGCGATTGTCGGCGGCTCGGTATTCGGTGGACTGCCTGAATCCTTCGGGCCATATCTGTTGTCGGTGTGCGCGTTTCTCGGCGGGTTGGGGGTGACGGCGCTGGTCTATCGACTGGGGCGACGCAATGGCCAGACCAACGTCGCGACCATGCTGCTGGCCGGTATTGCATTGACTGCCCTGGCTGGTTCGGCGGTCGGGCTCTTCACTTATCTGGCGGATGACGCGACCCTGCGCACCCTGACGTTCTGGAACCTGGGCAGCCTTAACGGCGCCAGTTATGCGCGACTCTGGCCGTTATTGCTGGTGAGTACCGGTGTGGCACTGTGGTTGCCGCGTCGGGCCAAGGCCTTGAACGCATTATTGCTGGGGGAGTCGGAGGCTGGCCACCTGGGTATCGACGTCGAAGGACTCAAGCGCGAATTGGTGTTCTGCACGGCGTTGGGTGTCGGCGCGGCGGTAGCTGCGGCGGGGATGATCGGGTTTGTCGGCCTGGTGGTGCCGCATCTGGTGCGACTGCTGGTCGGCCCCGATCATCGGGTGTTGTTGCCGGCGTCGGTGTTGGCGGGGGCCAGTCTCCTGTTGTTTGCTGATCTGGTGGCGCGGCTGGCGCTGGCGCCGGCTGAGTTGCCGATCGGGATTGTCACGGCCCTCATCGGCGCGCCGTTCTTTCTGTATTTATTGCTCAGAGGGCGTGCCTGA
- the gluQRS gene encoding tRNA glutamyl-Q(34) synthetase GluQRS has translation MTAIASSAYIGRFAPTPSGHLHFGSLVAALASYLDARSVGGRWLVRMEDLDPPREEPGAQAAILKALESYGFEWDGEMVRQSDRHAAYAEVLNRLFSQGLAYACTCSRKQLEPYHGIYPGFCRNAGHGTENAAIRVRVPELEYHFIDRVQGEFRQHLGREVGDFVIRRRDGLYAYQLAVVLDDAWQGITDIVRGADLLDSTPRQLYLQELLGLPQPRYLHIPLITQPDGHKLGKSYRSPPLTEDQATPLLLRALRALGHTPVIELNDATPQEVLNWGIVHWDASLIPRTLTLPEAQLQ, from the coding sequence ATGACCGCCATCGCCTCTTCCGCCTACATCGGGCGCTTCGCCCCCACGCCCAGCGGGCATCTGCACTTCGGTTCGCTGGTTGCAGCGCTGGCCTCGTACCTCGACGCCCGTTCGGTCGGCGGGCGCTGGCTGGTGCGAATGGAGGATCTCGATCCGCCACGCGAGGAGCCCGGTGCTCAGGCGGCGATTCTCAAGGCGCTGGAAAGCTATGGTTTCGAATGGGATGGCGAGATGGTCCGACAGAGTGACCGCCACGCGGCCTACGCCGAAGTCCTCAATCGCCTGTTCAGCCAGGGCCTGGCCTACGCATGCACCTGCTCGCGCAAGCAACTGGAGCCGTATCACGGCATCTATCCCGGGTTCTGCCGCAACGCGGGGCACGGCACCGAGAATGCTGCGATCCGCGTGCGTGTACCGGAGCTCGAATACCACTTCATCGACCGGGTACAGGGCGAATTCCGTCAACATCTGGGCCGTGAGGTCGGCGACTTCGTGATTCGTCGCCGTGACGGGCTCTACGCCTATCAATTGGCGGTGGTGCTGGACGATGCCTGGCAAGGCATCACTGATATCGTGCGCGGCGCCGACCTGCTGGACTCCACGCCACGCCAGCTCTATCTGCAAGAACTGCTCGGCCTGCCGCAACCGCGCTACTTGCACATCCCGCTGATTACCCAGCCGGACGGCCACAAACTCGGCAAATCCTATCGCTCACCGCCGCTGACCGAAGATCAGGCTACGCCGCTGTTGCTGCGCGCATTGCGGGCGCTGGGGCACACTCCCGTTATCGAACTCAATGACGCCACGCCACAGGAAGTGCTGAATTGGGGCATTGTCCACTGGGATGCGTCGCTGATCCCGCGCACACTGACGTTGCCTGAAGCGCAACTGCAGTGA
- a CDS encoding sigma-54-dependent transcriptional regulator produces MPHILIVEDETIIRSALRRLLERNQYQVSEAGSVQEAQERFSIPTFDLIVSDLRLPGAPGTELIKLGLGTPVLIMTSYASLRSAVDSMKMGAVDYIAKPFDHDEMLQAVARILRDRQSAQASGEPVVGKASNGAAAKSGVDNSNGEIGIIGSCPPMQDLYSKIRKVAPTDSNVLIQGESGTGKELVARALHNLSKRAKAPMISVNCAAIPESLIESELFGHEKGAFTGASAGRAGLVEAADGGTLFLDEIGELPLEAQARLLRVLQEGEIRRVGSVQSQKVDVRLIAATHRDLKSLAKIGQFREDLYYRLHVIALKLPALRERGADVNEIANAFLARQSARVNRTDLKFALDAEQAIRHYSWPGNVRELENAVERAVILCESPEISAELLGIDIELSDLEDDDFIGLAPQQGNSAGNTSHEPTEDLSLEDYFQHFVLEHQDHMTETELARKLGVSRKCLWERRQRLGIPRRKTGVASES; encoded by the coding sequence ATGCCGCACATTTTGATCGTCGAAGACGAAACAATTATCCGCTCCGCCTTGCGCCGTCTGCTGGAACGTAACCAGTACCAGGTCAGCGAAGCCGGATCCGTGCAGGAAGCACAAGAGCGTTTCAGCATTCCCACGTTTGACCTGATCGTCAGTGACCTGCGCCTGCCGGGCGCGCCGGGTACCGAGTTGATCAAACTCGGCCTGGGCACTCCGGTGCTGATCATGACCAGTTACGCCAGCCTGCGTTCGGCCGTCGACTCCATGAAAATGGGCGCGGTGGACTACATCGCCAAGCCTTTCGATCACGACGAGATGCTCCAGGCCGTCGCGCGAATCCTGCGTGACCGGCAATCGGCGCAAGCCAGCGGTGAGCCGGTTGTCGGCAAAGCGTCCAATGGCGCCGCAGCAAAAAGTGGTGTCGACAACAGCAACGGCGAAATCGGCATCATCGGTTCTTGCCCGCCGATGCAGGACCTGTACAGCAAAATCCGTAAAGTCGCGCCGACCGATTCCAATGTCCTGATCCAGGGCGAATCCGGTACCGGTAAAGAACTGGTAGCACGTGCCCTGCACAACCTGTCCAAACGCGCCAAGGCGCCGATGATTTCGGTGAACTGCGCAGCCATCCCGGAAAGCCTGATCGAGTCCGAACTATTCGGCCACGAGAAAGGCGCGTTTACCGGCGCCAGCGCCGGGCGTGCCGGGTTGGTGGAAGCGGCTGACGGCGGCACCTTGTTCCTCGATGAAATCGGTGAACTGCCACTGGAAGCCCAGGCCCGCCTGTTACGCGTATTGCAGGAAGGTGAAATCCGCCGGGTTGGCTCGGTCCAGTCGCAGAAGGTCGATGTACGCCTGATCGCCGCGACCCACCGGGATCTCAAGAGCCTGGCGAAGATCGGCCAGTTCCGTGAAGACTTGTATTACCGCCTCCACGTGATCGCCCTGAAACTGCCGGCCCTGCGCGAGCGCGGTGCGGACGTCAATGAAATTGCCAATGCCTTCCTGGCGCGGCAGAGCGCGCGGGTCAACCGCACCGATCTGAAATTCGCCCTGGATGCCGAGCAAGCAATTCGGCATTACTCCTGGCCGGGTAACGTTCGCGAACTGGAAAACGCGGTCGAGCGCGCGGTGATTCTGTGCGAGAGCCCGGAGATTTCCGCCGAGCTGCTGGGCATCGACATCGAACTCAGCGATCTGGAAGACGACGATTTCATCGGCCTCGCGCCCCAGCAGGGCAACAGCGCCGGTAACACCAGCCACGAACCGACCGAAGATCTGTCCCTGGAAGACTACTTCCAGCACTTCGTGCTTGAGCATCAGGATCACATGACCGAAACCGAACTGGCCCGCAAGCTCGGGGTCAGTCGCAAATGCTTGTGGGAACGCCGTCAGCGCCTGGGCATCCCGCGGCGCAAAACCGGGGTGGCCAGCGAGAGCTGA
- a CDS encoding pyridoxal phosphate-dependent aminotransferase produces MALSYSARSRAIEPFHVMALLARANELQAAGHDVIHLEIGEPDFTTAEPIIQAGQAALTAGKTRYTAARGIPELREAISGFYQQRYGLNIDPQRILITPGGSGALLLASALLVDPGKHWLLADPGYPCNRHFLRLVEGAAQLVPVGPDVRYQLTPDLVARHWDHDSVGALVASPANPTGTILTRDELAGLSAAIKARHGHLVVDEIYHGLTYGTDAASVLEVDDGAFVLNSFSKYFGMTGWRLGWLVAPEAAVGELEKLAQNLYISAPSMAQHAALACFEPATISIFEERRAEFGRRRDFLLPALRELGFGIAVEPEGAFYLYADISKFGGDAFAFCRHFLETEHVAITPGLDFGRHQAGHHVRFAYTQSLPRLQEAVERIARGLKSWQG; encoded by the coding sequence ATGGCTCTGTCCTACAGTGCGCGCAGTCGCGCTATCGAACCGTTCCACGTTATGGCCCTGCTGGCGCGGGCCAACGAGCTGCAAGCGGCTGGCCACGACGTGATTCACCTGGAAATCGGCGAGCCGGACTTCACCACCGCCGAACCGATCATCCAGGCCGGCCAGGCCGCGCTGACGGCGGGGAAGACCCGTTACACCGCCGCTCGCGGCATTCCTGAGCTGCGTGAGGCCATTTCGGGTTTTTATCAGCAGCGTTATGGGCTGAACATCGATCCGCAACGCATCCTGATCACGCCTGGCGGTTCAGGCGCATTGCTGTTGGCCAGTGCCTTGCTGGTGGACCCAGGCAAGCACTGGCTGCTGGCCGACCCGGGTTACCCGTGCAACCGGCACTTCCTGCGCCTGGTGGAAGGTGCGGCGCAACTGGTGCCGGTCGGCCCGGACGTGCGTTATCAACTGACCCCGGACCTGGTCGCGCGTCACTGGGATCACGACAGCGTCGGCGCCCTGGTCGCATCGCCGGCCAACCCCACCGGGACCATCCTGACCCGTGATGAACTGGCCGGGCTATCCGCGGCGATCAAGGCCCGCCACGGTCATTTGGTGGTCGACGAGATTTACCACGGCCTGACTTACGGCACGGACGCGGCCAGCGTGCTGGAAGTCGATGACGGCGCTTTCGTCCTCAATAGCTTTTCCAAGTATTTCGGCATGACCGGCTGGCGCCTTGGTTGGCTGGTCGCACCTGAAGCAGCGGTCGGTGAACTGGAGAAGCTCGCCCAGAACCTCTACATCAGCGCACCGAGCATGGCCCAGCACGCGGCATTGGCCTGCTTCGAGCCCGCCACCATCAGCATTTTCGAGGAGCGCCGCGCCGAGTTCGGTCGACGTCGCGACTTCCTCCTGCCAGCCCTGCGGGAATTGGGTTTCGGTATCGCCGTAGAGCCGGAAGGCGCGTTCTATTTGTACGCCGATATCAGCAAGTTCGGCGGCGATGCCTTCGCGTTCTGCCGGCACTTCCTCGAAACCGAGCATGTTGCAATTACTCCGGGCCTGGACTTCGGGCGTCATCAGGCCGGGCATCATGTGCGGTTTGCCTACACCCAAAGCCTTCCGCGCTTGCAAGAAGCAGTCGAGCGGATCGCCCGCGGTTTGAAGAGCTGGCAAGGCTGA